The following are from one region of the Coffea eugenioides isolate CCC68of chromosome 2, Ceug_1.0, whole genome shotgun sequence genome:
- the LOC113759698 gene encoding uncharacterized protein LOC113759698: MHSRKNWDKASSSSASDQFINTVKGSNGSETGNSIYEGNEKYYSGDNIVRCYCQEQCRIVTAWTEANPSRRFHGCRNYGKRGACRFFLWYDPPIPQKMKNIMGALLRDLRSVERENAALLIEMNKLKAKVKILFIICICFGVLLVFVLGGKERKKQGLLELKMLQ; encoded by the exons ATGCATTCGAGAAAGAATTGGGACAAAGCATCCTCAAGCTCAGCCAGTGATCAATTTATTAACACCGTCAAAGGATCAAATGGTTCAGAAACAGGAAACTCGATTTATGAAGGAAACGAGAAATACTACAGTGGAGACAACATCGTGCGATGCTATTGCCAAGAACAATGCCGAATTGTGACTGCTTGGACAGAGGCAAATCCATCAAGAAGGTTTCATGGTTGCAGAAATTATGGG AAACGTGGTGCTTGCAGATTTTTTTTGTGGTATGATCCACCCATACCCCAAAAGATGAAAAATATAATGGGTGCACTTTTAAGGGACCTGAGAAGTGTTGAGAGAGAAAACGCAGCATTATTGATTGAAATGAACAAGTTGAAggcaaaagtgaaaatattgttTATAATTTGTATCTGTTTTGGCGTTTTACTTGTTTTTGTACTTGGAGGCaaggaaaggaagaaacaagGTTTGCTGGAATTGAAGATGTTGCAGTAG
- the LOC113759699 gene encoding protein FAR1-RELATED SEQUENCE 5-like, with translation MGQDGVLKTHDMVQETEKGKMGMDGCGRLMSFDLNQEPECDRDTCSEESGGSIGGHEDEEADELVGAIGVDDVMKLTFDTEEAGEFYNLYAKLSGFGIRKSNAKRDEDGISRFRKWVCCCEGYRNEKWFNYEDRKREAKAITRTGCGACFRVKYDTESVKYVVTRFIMEHNHPLASEASVQHLRSHRKVSDAEYAQAKSLKLVGARICQIMKHFVIKAGGYSNVGFCIKDLYNRMDEERRKDIFNGDAEGALGFLAAKKDADDMFFYKYHVDNEGKLARLFWADSKSRVDFSVFGDVLVFDTTYKTNKYRKPLVVLAGVNNHLNSTIFGCALLSDERIETYEWVLSTFVEAMKGRKPVAVMTDGDSAMRRAIKNLLPDACHRLCSWHLHRNARSNIRCEEFNNRLYDLMARKFSTLEFEDRWARLVNECGVVENEWVKKLYRRRRLWAEAYLRGHFFAGMRSTQRCEKMNAFLNEYLNEKMRLYEFVRSFDLAIAWLRHTESKAVHTSENTKPVLTTILPELEGSAAVVFTRNVFFMVRKHLNRQGLLISEGWSEDGGSRTYYYSKYGGHEISWRVVYDRSMEKLICSCMKFESKGIPCAHMFRVMVVEGMNRIPEACISKRLTKGVYSTNNGMKAFVADEQLTQMARYGTLKSSCNSMCYYASYMDDAFNDLQQMFDKHSVDLKEKWIESGYGGDGFAMDSRVMNDRSRRTFGLLDPRVSRCKVTNDLTCDIWVEDCRQATTNEHAHTKRIRTTQQFMMIIWKIVWMNRWKNQLKLVRGGATQANGEDKHLHHKHAVAVEGTQVTNKEVQEKDEAQLL, from the exons ATGGGGCAGGATGGGGTGCTTAAAACTCATGACATGGTGCAGGAAACAGAGAAGGGAAAAATGGGGATGGATGGTTGCGGCAGGTTAATGTCATTTGACCTTAACCAAGAACCTGAGTGTGACCGAGACACATGCAGTGAAGAAAGCGGTGGTTCAATAGGAGGACACGAAGATGAGGAGGCAGATGAATTGGTGGGCGCAATAGGCGTGGATGACGTAATGAAATTAACATTTGACACGGAAGAAGCTGGGGAATTTTATAATTTGTATGCGAAACTAAGCGGATTTGGGATTCGTAAAAGTAATGCCAAACGAGATGAAGATGGCATTTCAAGATTTAGAAAATGGGTATGTTGCTGTGAAGGTTATAGGAATGAAAAGTGGTTTAATTATGAAGACCGGAAAAGAGAAGCAAAAGCAATCACAAGGACCGGGTGTGGGGCTTGCTTTCGCGTGAAATATGACACAGAATCGGTAAAGTATGTGGTGACACGTTTCATTATGGAGCACAATCACCCGCTGGCATCAGAGGCAAGTGTGCAACACCTTAGGTCGCATAGAAAAGTGAGCGATGCAGAATATGCGCAGGCAAAAAGTCTAAAGTTGGTTGGGGCCAGAATATGCCAGATAATGAAACATTTTGTTATCAAAGCCGGAGGGTATAGTAACGTGGGATTTTGCATTAAGGATCTGTATAACCGAATGGACGAGGAACGTAGAAAAGATATTTTTAATGGCGATGCAGAAGGGGCACTTGGGTTCTTGGCAGCGAAGAAGGATGccgatgacatgttcttttatAAATATCATGTAGATAACGAAGGAAAATTGGCAAGGTTGTTTTGGGCAGATTCTAAATCTCGTGTGGACTTCAGTGTATTTGGAGATGTATTGGTGTTTGATACaacatacaaaacaaataaataccgCAAGCCACTAGTTGTACTTGCAGGGGTAAACAACCATTTGAACAGTACTATTTTCGGCTGTGCACTGTTATCAGATGAGAGGATTGAAACATATGAATGGGTGCTAAGTACATTTGTAGAGGCTATGAAAGGTAGAAAGCCAGTAGCAGTGATGACAGATGGGGACAGTGCAATGCGAAGAGCGATAAAGAATCTTCTCCCGGATGCTTGTCACAGGCTATGTTCGTGGCACTTGCATAGGAATGCACGGAGTAATATTCGCTGCGAGGAGTTTAATAACAGGTTGTATGACCTGATGGCGAGAAAGTTTAGCACTCTTGAGTTTGAGGATCGCTGGGCTAGGTTAGTTAATGAATGTGGGGTGGTAGAGAATGAGTGGGTGAAGAAGTTGTACCGTAGGAGAAGGTTATGGGCAGAGGCCTATTTACGCGGTCATTTTTTTGCAGGTATGAGAAGCACTCAAAGGTGTGAGAAAATGAATGCTTTTTTGAATGAGTACTTGAATGAAAAAATGCGACTATATGAATTCGTTAGAAGTTTTGATTTGGCAATAGCATGGCTTCGACATACTGAGAGCAAAGCAGTTCACACAAGCGAAAACACAAAACCAGTCTTAACCACAATCCTGCCCGAATTAGAGGGGAGCGCAGCGGTGGTGTTTACAAGGAATGTGTTCTTCATGGTGAGGAAGCATTTGAACAGGCAGGGACTTCTAATTTCTGAGGGCTGGAGCGAGGATGGAGGGAGTCGTACATATTATTACTCGAAATATGGTGGACACGAAATTAGTTGGAGGGTGGTTTATGATAGGTCAATGGAGAAGCTAATCTGCTCTTGCATGAAATTCGAGTCAAAGGGGATTCCTTGTGCTCACATGTTTCGCGTGATGGTGGTAGAAGGAATGAACAGGATCCCAGAAGCATGCATTTCGAAGCGGTTGACAAAGGGAGTTTACAGTACTAATAATGGAATGAAAGCATTTGTTGCAGACGAACAGCTGACACAAATGGCCAGATATGGCACTTTAAAGTCGAGCTGTAATAGTATGTGTTACTATGCGTCCTACATGGATGATGCGTTTAATGACCTGCAGCAGATGTTTGACAAGCATTCTGTGGACCTAAAGGAGAAGTGGATTGAAAGTGGATATGGGGGAGACGGATTTGCAATGGATTCAAGAGTGATGAACGATAGAAGTAGAAGAACATTCGGGCTGTTAGATCCCAGGGTGTCCCGGTGTAAAG TCACAAATGATTTGACATGTGATATATGGGTTGAAGATTGCAGGCAGGCCACAACCAACGAACATGCCCATACAAAAAGAATTCGCACAACACAGCAGTTCATGATGATCATATGGAAAATTGTTTGGATGAATCGCTGGAAAAATCAATTGAAATTGGTACGGGGTGGAGCGACTCAGGCGAATGGAGAGGACAAGCATTTGCACCACAAGCATGCGGTAGCGGTGGAAGGGACACAGGTGACCAACAAAGAAGTCCAGGAGAAAGATGAGGCACAACTGCTGTGA